One Acropora palmata chromosome 2, jaAcrPala1.3, whole genome shotgun sequence genomic window carries:
- the LOC141864777 gene encoding protein sidekick-2-like: MRARRNIQNVQSTASIPGPTTISPTTGPQRPSAPPANVSGHNTSSTSIFVQWDQVPAAHQNGAVLYYTVTYGALPSGSVQTNNVTAPANQMTLTGLNKYTNYRITVFASTSRGAGNVSAPIFIVTDEDPAVKKLMYLLDLEEIGPSAPPANVSGYSTSSTSIFVQWDQVPAADQNGVIVYYTITHDSYCSRDFSTVIVAAPTTQTTLTGLNQGTFYRIYVSASTIKGGGSSFYIDIETGCAKDHLILNGTNGEIFFCMDDFDDESDAQLESYYSQTCSWKITANKGEQVKLVLKSVEFPHCGFSCSCDHLEIQNGTYADGSTTTRMCSNLLGNVTIYSHVGHGLGIQSVTHDSWLIYFWASYTVIGHKDTVSDGSGTNSSGWLSGSHPTVAEGIVKRKVCFSQRVSQFFNDCCNHSKSISVRNCGAFYVYRLDHSDYYSRYCGNGLPQAPECSNYQFLNDCSRAMTYQRVFSYCNDITNLLGWYRFGGEAGTQMADTCVKQRHCGASYPGWLSGGHPSVSDGAVLRKVCFTGYRGCCQYSTFISVRNCNGFYVYKLSPVYPYYSCNFRYCSSYGFELPATSITGQRAPPANVSGYNISSTSIFVQWDQVPAAHHNDALLYYTVTYRALPSGLQQTEIVAAPAHQTTLTGLNKYTNYSITVFASTCKAGNVSAPIFIVTDEDTPSAPPANVTGNSKSSTSIFVQWDQVPPSYQNGVILYYTVTYRLYNRYRRFLHRVIVAVPTTQTTLTGLNQDTLYTISVSASTSKGRGPSTYIHIPTRCSGEQEFLNRTNGEIIFQSNYPYRYYYYQRNQLCSWNIMAHKGEQVKLVLKHVHLHWCGWSCSCGHLEIENGTYEDGSTTTRMCNNLLGNVTIYSHVGYGLTLNALYFTFRSLFFRASYTVISHKDTESDECSNYTFLNDLSRTITYADRSLGNLSDSNLSGWYRFSGEAGTQMAEACPKMYSCSTNSSGWLNGAHPTVAEGIVQRQVCFSQRVSQFFNDCCNHSKNIGVRNCGAFYVYRLDPPDYYSRYCGNGLPQAPECSNYKFLNDSNRAVTFNQSVLGNCDDTTKLLGWYRFGGEAGTQMADTCVNQRHCGASSPGWLRGGHPSVSDGAVLRSVFYRIQG, encoded by the exons atgcgagCAAGGCGCAATATTCAGAATG TACAATCTACTGCGTCCATCCCTGGTCCCACCACAATCTCCCCAACCACCGGACCACAAA GACCAAGTGCTCCTCCTGCTAATGTCAGTGGACACAATACAAGTTCCACCAGCATTTTTGTTCAGTGGGACCAAGTTCCAGCTGCTCATCAAAATGGTGCTGTATTGTATTACACAGTTACCTACGGAGCTTTACCCAGTGGTTCTGTACAAACAAATAATGTGACTGCGCCAGCAAATCAAATGACATTGACTGGTCTAAATAAATACACCAACTACCGCATCACAGTGTTTGCCTCTACTAGCAGAGGAGCTGGAAATGTCAGTGCACCTATCTTTATTGTAACAGATGAAGACC CTGCTGTTAAGAAACTAATGTACTTGCTAGATCTGGAAGAAATAG GACCAAGTGCTCCTCCTGCTAATGTCAGTGGGTACAGCACAAGCTCCACTAGTATTTTTGTTCAGTGGGACCAAGTTCCAGCTGCagatcaaaatggtgtcatagTGTATTACACAATTACCCACGACTCGTACTGTAGTCGTGATTTTTCAACAGTGATTGTGGCTGCACCAACAACTCAAACGACATTGACCGGTCTTAATCAGGGCACCTTCTACAGGATATATGTGTCTGCGTCTACCATAAAAGGGGGTGGGAGTTCCTTCTATATCGATATAGAAACAG GGTGTGCAAAAGACCACTTAATTCTTAATGGAACGAAtggagaaatatttttttgcatggacGACTTCGACGATGAATCAGACGCGCAGCTGGAATCATACTACAGTCAAACATGCAGCTGGAAGATCACGGCCAATAAAGGAGAACAAGTCAAATTAGTGCTTAAAAGTGTGGAATTTCCCCATTGTGGCTTTTCATGCAGCTGTGATCACCTGGAAATACAGAATGGAACCTATGCAGATGGATCCACCACAACAAGAATGTGCAGTAATCTCCTAGGAAATGTAACAATTTATTCGCACGTTGGTCATGGCCTAGGAATCCAGTCTGTAACTCATGATTCTTGGCTCATTTACTTTTGGGCTTCTTACACTGTAATCGGTCACAAGGATACTGTGTCCGATG GGTCAgg CACAAACTCGTCCGGCTGGCTCAGTGGCTCTCATCCAACAGTGGCCGAGGGAATTGTGAAACGAAAAGTCTGTTTTTCGCAACGTGTGTCACAGTTTTTCAATGATTGCTGCAACCATTCAAAAAGCATCAGCGTGCGAAACTGTGGAGCATTTTATGTTTACCGCCTTGATCACTCCGACTACTACTCACGTTATTGTGGTAATGGATTGCCACAAGCACCAG aGTGTTCAAACTACCAGTTCTTAAATGATTGCAGCAGAGCAATGACGTACCAAAGGGTTTTTTCTTATTGCAATGACATTACCAATCTGCTTGGCTGGTACCGCTTTGGTGGAGAGGCTGGAACTCAAATGGCGGATACTTGTGTTAAGCAGCGTCACTGTGGTGCTAGCTATCCCGGATGGCTCAGTGGAGGACATCCTTCAGTGTCAGATGGCGCTGTTCTGCGTAAAGTGTGTTTTACAGGATACCGGGGGTGCTGTCAATACTCAACCTTCATCAGTGTTCGCAACTGCAATGGATTTTATGTTTATAAACTGTCACCTGTCTACCCGTATTATTCTTGTAACTTCCGCTACTGCTCTAGCTATGGGTTTGAACTCCCAGCAACTTCAATTACAG GACAAAGGGCTCCTCCCGCGAATGTCAGTGGTTACAACATAAGCTCCACCAGCATTTTTGTTCAGTGGGATCAAGTTCCAGCTGCACATCATAATGATGCTCTATTGTATTACACAGTTACCTACAGAGCGTTACCTAGTGGTCTTCAACAAACTGAGATTGTGGCTGCGCCAGCTCATCAAACGACTTTGACTGGTCTAAATAAATACACCAACTACAGTATCACAGTGTTCGCATCTACTTGCAAAGCTGGAAATGTCAGTGCACCTATCTTTATTGTCACAGATGAAGATA CACCAAGTGCTCCACCTGCTAATGTCACAGGGAACAGCAAGAGCTCCACTAGTATCTTTGTTCAGTGGGACCAAGTTCCACCCTCATACCAAAATGGTGTCATATTGTATTACACAGTTACCTACAGATTGTACAACCGATATCGTCGTTTTCTACATAGAGTGATTGTGGCTGTTCCAACAACTCAAACGACATTGACAGGCCTTAATCAAGACACCCTCTACACAATATCTGTGTCTGCGTCTACCAGCAAAGGACGTGGACCTTCCACCTATATCCATATCCCTACAA GGTGTTCAGGGGAGCAGGAATTTCTTAATAGAACGAATGGAGAAATCATTTTCCAAAGCAACTACCCCTACcgctactactactaccaaCGCAATCAATTATGCAGCTGGAACATCATGGCGCATAAAGGAGAGCAAGTCAAGTTGGTGCTTAAACACGTACACTTACACTGGTGTGGTTGGTCTTGCAGTTGTGGTCACCTAGAAATAGAGAATGGAACCTATGAAGATGGATCCACCACAACAAGAATGTGCAATAATCTGCTAGGAAATGTAACAATTTATTCGCACGTTGGTTACGGCCTAACACTCAACGCTTTATATTTTACTTTCCGGAGCCTTTTCTTCAGAGCTTCTTACACAGTAATCAGCCATAAGGACACTGAGTCCGATG AATGTTCCAACTACACATTTCTCAACGATTTGAGCAGAACAATAACGTATGCAGACAGAAGCCTTGGTAACCTCTCCGATTCTAACTTATCTGGTTGGTATAGATTTAGTGGAGAGGCTGGAACACAAATGGCAGAGGCATGTCCTAAAATGTATTCCTGCAGCACAAACTCGTCCGGCTGGCTTAATGGCGCGCATCCAACAGTGGCCGAGGGAATTGTGCAACGACAAGTCTGCTTTTCGCAACGTGTGTCACAGTTTTTCAATGATTGCTGCAACCACTCAAAAAACATCGGCGTGCGAAACTGTGGAGCATTTTATGTTTACCGCCTTGATCCTCCCGACTACTACTCACGTTATTGTGGTAATGGATTGCCACAAGCACCAG aatGTTCAAACTACAAATTCTTAAATGATTCCAATAGAGCAGTGACATTTAACCAAAGTGTTTTGGGGAATTGCGATGACACTACCAAACTGCTTGGCTGGTACCGTTTTGGTGGGGAGGCAGGAACTCAAATGGCTGATACTTGTGTTAATCAGCGTCACTGTGGTGCGTCGAGTCCGGGTTGGCTCCGTGGAGGACATCCCTCCGTGTCAGATGGCGCTGTTCTGCGTAGTGTGTTTTACAGGATACAGGGGTAG
- the LOC141872039 gene encoding receptor-type tyrosine-protein phosphatase F-like, translating into MADTCVKQRHCGASYPGWLSGGHPSVSDGAVLRKVCFTGYWGCCHYSTFISVRNCGGFFVYKLSPVHRYYYCHFRYCLSNGFELPTTSTAVPSAPPMNVSGYNTSSTSISVHWDQVPDAYQNGALLYYTVTYRSLPSGFRQTVVVAAPAHQTTLTGLKIYTNYSITVFASTYKGAGNVSAPFFIVTDEDRPSGYPVNVRGNTISSTSIFVQWDEVPAARQNGVILYYTITYRPYSVFCLVNVFAPKTQITLTGLNESTIYWISVSASTIKGHGPARHISIATACARQQKILNARNGKIIFSSYYYRYNQTCSWKIVANKREQVKLVLESVHFRWCGLSCSCGHLEIQDGTYADGFTTIRICIHLLGNTTIYSHVGHGLRIQAVTHASWWNSFKASYTVISHKDNESDEL; encoded by the exons ATGGCAGATACTTGTGTTAAGCAGCGTCACTGTGGTGCTAGCTATCCCGGATGGCTCAGTGGAGGACATCCCTCCGTGTCAGATGGTGCTGTTCTGCGTAAAGTGTGTTTTACAGGATACTGGGGGTGCTGTCATTACTCAACCTTCATCAGTGTTCGCAACTGCGGtggattttttgtttataaactGTCACCTGTTCACCGGTATTACTATTGTCACTTCCGCTACTGCTTGAGCAATGGGTTTGAACTGCCAACAACTTCAACTGCAG TACCAAGTGCACCTCCAATGAATGTCAGTGGTTACAACACAAGCTCCACCAGCATTTCTGTTCATTGGGACCAAGTTCCAGATGCATATCAAAATGGTGCTCTCTTGTATTACACAGTTACCTACAGATCGTTACCCAGTGGTTTTCGACAAACAGTGGTTGTGGCTGCGCCAGCACATCAAACCACATTGACTGGTCTAAAAATATATACCAACTACAGCATCACAGTGTTTGCATCTACTTACAAAGGAGCTGGAAACGTTAGTGCACCTTTCTTTATCGTCACTGATGAAGACA GACCAAGTGGTTATCCTGTTAATGTCAGAGGGAACACCATAAGCTCCACAAGTATTTTTGTGCAATGGGACGAAGTTCCAGCCGCGCgtcaaaatggtgtcatatTGTATTACACAATTACCTACAGACCTTACTCTGTCTTTTGTTTAGTGAATGTGTTTGCTCCAAAAACACAAATAACTTTGACCGGTCTAAATGAAAGCACTATCTACTGGATATCTGTGTCTGCGTCCACCATCAAAGGGCATGGACCTGCTCGCCATATCTCTATCGCTACAG CGTGTGCCAGGCAACAAAAGATTCTTAATGCAAGGAAtggaaaaatcattttcagcagcTACTACTACCGATACAATCAAACGTGCAGTTGGAAGATCGTTGCGAATAAAAGAGAACAAGTCAAGTTGGTGCTTGAAAGCGTACACTTTCGCTGGTGTGGCTTGTCATGCAGCTGTGGTCACCTCGAAATACAAGATGGAACCTACGCAGATGGATTCACCACCATAAGAATATGTATCCATCTCCTAGGAAATACAACAATATATTCGCACGTTGGTCACGGTTTAAGAATCCAGGCTGTAACTCATGCTTCGTGGTGGAATTCCTTCAAAGCTTCTTACACAGTAATCAGCCACAAGGACAATGAGTCCGATG AGCTGTGA